A genome region from Hymenobacter tibetensis includes the following:
- a CDS encoding HesB/IscA family protein gives MATAVSTKLAPINLTPRALEEVRIILRDKNVPAEYGLRVGVQGGGCSGMSYLLGFDKAKDQDETFDLDGVLLIMDKKHAMYVMGMEVDFQDGLNARGFVFNNPQAKSTCGCGSSFSA, from the coding sequence ATGGCAACTGCCGTTTCCACGAAACTTGCTCCGATCAACCTCACGCCCCGCGCTTTGGAAGAGGTTCGTATTATTCTGCGCGATAAGAATGTGCCTGCTGAGTACGGTCTGCGCGTAGGCGTGCAGGGCGGCGGCTGCTCCGGCATGAGCTACCTGCTTGGCTTCGATAAAGCCAAGGACCAGGACGAAACCTTCGACCTAGACGGCGTATTGCTCATCATGGATAAGAAACATGCCATGTATGTAATGGGCATGGAAGTCGATTTCCAGGATGGTCTGAACGCCCGTGGTTTCGTCTTTAACAACCCGCAGGCTAAAAGCACGTGTGGTTGTGGCTCTTCGTTCTCGGCATAA
- a CDS encoding DUF7935 family protein, with product MNTTAYLFDLLKIILPALIVAGSIFYLIQQYLEKEQQRRLIELRLEATKTTLPLRLQALERVTLLLERITPNNILIRLNSAGQTAPDYYRLLLQEIRAEYEHNLSQQLYMSPETWAEVKSAKEHILTVINKSYQGLAQPQQARGTELAKRVLETLINEEADPTERALHAVKREAAGLF from the coding sequence ATGAATACCACTGCTTACCTCTTCGACCTACTCAAAATTATTTTGCCAGCACTCATTGTTGCAGGCTCGATTTTCTACCTCATTCAGCAATACCTAGAGAAAGAGCAGCAGCGGCGCTTAATTGAATTACGCCTAGAAGCCACCAAAACCACCTTGCCACTGCGTTTGCAAGCCTTGGAGCGAGTTACGTTGCTGCTGGAGCGTATCACGCCCAACAACATTCTTATTCGCCTGAATAGCGCCGGCCAGACGGCCCCCGATTACTACCGGCTGTTGCTGCAGGAAATTCGGGCAGAATACGAGCACAACCTGTCGCAGCAACTCTACATGAGTCCTGAAACCTGGGCAGAAGTGAAAAGCGCCAAGGAGCACATCCTCACCGTTATCAACAAGTCGTACCAAGGGTTAGCGCAGCCTCAGCAGGCCCGCGGAACCGAGCTAGCCAAGCGGGTGCTTGAAACGCTAATCAACGAGGAAGCTGACCCAACCGAACGCGCCTTGCACGCCGTGAAACGCGAGGCAGCCGGCTTGTTCTAA
- a CDS encoding 5' nucleotidase, NT5C type, with protein sequence MIKARIAVDMDEVIADSIARFQEWYGLEYNLEITREQLRGKKLYDTIAPEHQPALREYPNRPGFFKDLPIIADSQRVLREIAQQHELFIATAAMEFPNSFVDKYNWLKQHFDFISWRNIVFCGDKSILNADYLIDDNAFNFEGFRGEGLLFDAPHNANETRYRRVHNWEEVGAMFL encoded by the coding sequence ATGATAAAAGCACGCATTGCAGTGGACATGGACGAGGTAATAGCCGACTCCATCGCTCGGTTTCAGGAATGGTATGGGCTTGAATACAACCTTGAAATAACGCGGGAACAACTGCGCGGTAAAAAGCTATATGATACGATAGCGCCCGAACACCAACCTGCCCTGCGTGAGTACCCCAACCGGCCCGGCTTCTTCAAAGACCTACCCATTATTGCCGATAGCCAGCGCGTACTACGCGAAATAGCGCAACAACACGAGCTGTTTATTGCTACGGCTGCTATGGAGTTTCCCAACTCCTTTGTCGACAAATACAACTGGCTCAAACAACACTTCGACTTTATTTCGTGGCGGAACATCGTTTTCTGTGGCGACAAAAGCATCCTCAACGCCGACTATCTCATCGACGATAATGCCTTCAACTTCGAGGGTTTTCGTGGCGAAGGCCTGTTGTTCGACGCGCCGCACAATGCCAATGAAACCCGTTATCGGCGGGTCCACAACTGGGAAGAAGTAGGGGCGATGTTTCTGTAG
- the bshA gene encoding N-acetyl-alpha-D-glucosaminyl L-malate synthase BshA gives MNIGIVCYPTFGGSGVVATELGKALALKGHRVHFITYSQPVRLDFFNENLFYHEVYIPPYPLFQFPPYELALASKMVDIVQNEKLDVLHVHYAIPHASAAYMAKQILVTKGIRVPVITTLHGTDITLVGKDASYEPVVTFSINQSDGVTAVSADLRKETYEYFAIEKDIEVIPNFINLDRFRKQDKNHFRAAIAPDGEKLLIHTSNFRSVKRVEDVVRIFDGVRQQVPAKLLLVGDGPDRPRIEKLCRDLGLSSNDVRFLGKLEAVEEVLSVSDLFLMPSEKESFGLAALEAMSCEVPVISTNAGGIPELNEHGITGMVSNVGDVADMVKNALYVLQDDNLPRFKAAARAHAETFATDKIVPRYEECYQRAIDAQLAAV, from the coding sequence ATGAACATTGGCATCGTCTGTTACCCCACCTTTGGCGGCTCCGGGGTCGTAGCCACCGAACTTGGTAAGGCACTGGCTCTGAAAGGCCACCGCGTGCATTTCATCACCTATAGCCAGCCAGTGCGTCTCGACTTTTTCAACGAGAACTTGTTTTACCACGAAGTCTATATTCCGCCGTATCCGCTGTTTCAGTTTCCACCCTACGAGCTGGCTTTGGCAAGCAAGATGGTGGACATTGTTCAGAACGAGAAGCTAGATGTGCTCCATGTGCACTATGCCATTCCGCACGCGTCGGCGGCCTACATGGCCAAGCAGATTCTTGTCACGAAGGGTATCCGCGTACCGGTAATCACCACCTTGCACGGCACCGACATTACGCTGGTGGGCAAAGACGCCAGCTATGAGCCCGTTGTGACGTTCAGCATCAACCAATCGGATGGGGTGACGGCCGTTTCGGCGGACTTGCGCAAGGAAACTTACGAGTACTTCGCCATCGAGAAAGACATCGAGGTTATTCCAAACTTCATCAACCTAGACCGATTTCGGAAGCAAGACAAAAACCACTTCCGGGCAGCCATTGCACCCGACGGCGAAAAGCTGCTCATTCATACGTCCAACTTCCGCTCGGTGAAGCGGGTGGAAGACGTGGTGCGTATTTTCGACGGGGTGCGGCAGCAGGTGCCCGCCAAGCTGTTGCTGGTGGGTGATGGACCCGACCGCCCCCGCATTGAGAAGCTCTGCCGCGACCTGGGGTTATCCAGCAACGATGTGCGCTTCCTGGGCAAGCTCGAAGCGGTAGAGGAAGTGTTGAGCGTATCGGATCTGTTCCTGATGCCTTCAGAGAAAGAAAGCTTCGGCTTGGCGGCGCTAGAAGCTATGTCGTGCGAGGTGCCAGTCATCAGCACCAATGCTGGCGGTATCCCGGAGTTAAACGAGCACGGCATAACCGGCATGGTCAGCAACGTGGGCGACGTGGCCGACATGGTCAAGAATGCGTTATACGTCCTGCAAGACGACAACCTACCGCGCTTTAAAGCGGCTGCCCGCGCCCACGCCGAAACCTTCGCGACGGATAAGATAGTACCACGCTACGAGGAATGTTATCAGCGGGCTATTGATGCGCAGCTAGCAGCAGTGTAA
- a CDS encoding glycoside hydrolase family 3 N-terminal domain-containing protein: MPTAGLSGPFTFSYTDWAKVGRIPLAFNLTLSRQILPREPMLKDFRIRLFLLLLAATGLLITSAVPYDDAARPQSVAEQNWVDSVFTSLTPDQRLGQLFMVAAYSNKDKRHAQSIENLVRNQNIGGLMFLQGGPRRQAILTNRYQAAAKVPLLVSLDAEWGLDMRLDSSMHFAKQMTLGAMDDDQYIYQMGREIALKMKTLGVHVSFSPVMDINSNPDNPVIGNRSFGEDKEQVAKRGVSYLRGLQDHGIIAVVKHFPGHGDTDVDSHVALPVINSDLAHLTNVDLYPFQQAIQSGVMGVMVGHLYMPLFDTVRSVSATISRNLVTGLLKEKMAYKGLVFTDALNMKSVANLYKPGQLDALALLAGNDVLLFSEDVPVALTKIKEAIAAGAITQEDVDQRVRKILRAKYWAGLNHYQPINVPTLMTNLNRPQSRAVAQEIFEHATTVVKNQDNLLPFLRLDTLRIATVTIGTGAGSTVGEIMGKYQNGPVYPVPNRYAPDTTFARLLPRLAPYNTVVVTLHNMNNTPTHNYGIGDGALKFIKALQANPQLKTVVVAMGNAYALKSLDSARTLVCGYEDTYAAQLVVPQVLFGALPAKGRLPVTVTPELKAGTGIPTPDLRRLRYATPESEGLDSKVLAQIDNIGLETVAYAAAPGCQVIVAKNGAVVFDKSYGYCTYDKANPVSASTLYDLASVTKVAGTLQAIMYLKDQGTLSLDSKVASYLPELKQTNKRDMTVREVLLHQAGLKAGIPTWEKTITKTGPKPTFYASTSATEFPNQVTPTLFSVQTAEDSVWTWVQRSSLLPKVKGKYPVEYSDLSFIILKRVAEKLLNQPIENFLDKNFYKPLGLGTMTYNPLAKFPQSCIAPTENDTYYRRTQLQGTVHDQTAAMIGGVGGHAGLFANANDLAILMQMNLQNGRYGGRNYFQAPVVTEFARSTVAGNRHGLGWDHGDPSKPEGPTSNLSPASTFGHTGFTGTCVWMDPENKILYIFLSNRVYPDAGNNKLRQYNIRTRIHDVIYKSLLKS; encoded by the coding sequence ATGCCAACCGCCGGACTATCCGGCCCGTTCACTTTCTCCTACACGGATTGGGCAAAAGTAGGGCGAATTCCGCTTGCTTTCAACCTGACTCTATCACGCCAGATATTACCACGGGAGCCGATGCTCAAGGATTTTCGGATTAGACTCTTCCTGTTGCTCCTGGCCGCGACGGGTCTACTCATCACATCGGCCGTGCCCTACGACGATGCTGCCCGCCCGCAGTCAGTGGCCGAGCAGAACTGGGTGGACAGCGTATTCACCTCGCTCACTCCCGATCAGCGGCTGGGCCAGCTCTTCATGGTGGCGGCCTACTCCAACAAAGACAAACGCCACGCCCAATCCATCGAGAACCTGGTCCGTAACCAGAACATTGGCGGACTTATGTTCTTGCAAGGCGGGCCGCGCCGACAAGCTATTCTAACCAACCGGTACCAGGCAGCAGCCAAGGTGCCGCTACTGGTTTCGCTGGATGCCGAGTGGGGGCTAGACATGCGCCTGGACTCCAGCATGCACTTCGCCAAGCAAATGACGCTGGGCGCCATGGACGACGACCAGTACATCTATCAGATGGGCCGCGAAATTGCCCTGAAGATGAAAACCCTCGGCGTGCATGTCAGCTTCTCGCCGGTCATGGATATCAACTCCAACCCCGACAATCCGGTTATTGGTAACCGGTCGTTTGGTGAAGACAAAGAGCAAGTGGCCAAGCGGGGCGTCAGCTATCTGCGGGGCCTGCAAGACCACGGGATAATTGCGGTAGTAAAACACTTCCCTGGTCACGGCGACACTGACGTGGACTCGCACGTAGCGTTGCCAGTTATCAACTCCGACCTGGCCCACCTCACCAACGTGGACCTGTATCCGTTTCAGCAAGCCATTCAATCGGGCGTGATGGGCGTGATGGTTGGGCACCTCTACATGCCGCTATTTGATACGGTACGCTCGGTGAGTGCCACCATTTCCCGCAACCTTGTAACGGGCTTGCTGAAAGAGAAAATGGCGTACAAAGGCCTGGTCTTCACGGACGCGCTCAACATGAAGAGCGTGGCCAACCTGTATAAGCCTGGCCAACTGGATGCGCTGGCGTTGCTAGCTGGCAACGACGTGCTGCTGTTTTCGGAAGATGTACCGGTAGCCCTGACCAAAATCAAGGAAGCCATAGCGGCAGGCGCCATTACGCAGGAAGATGTCGACCAGCGGGTCCGCAAAATTCTGCGCGCCAAGTACTGGGCGGGGCTCAACCATTACCAGCCCATCAATGTGCCAACCCTGATGACCAACCTAAACCGGCCCCAAAGCCGGGCGGTAGCGCAGGAAATATTCGAACACGCCACTACCGTTGTCAAGAATCAAGACAACCTCCTCCCCTTTTTGCGCCTCGATACGCTCCGCATTGCCACCGTGACCATCGGCACGGGTGCTGGAAGCACGGTGGGCGAAATCATGGGCAAGTATCAGAACGGGCCAGTGTATCCGGTGCCGAACCGCTATGCTCCTGATACCACGTTTGCCCGCTTGCTGCCCCGCCTAGCGCCTTACAACACGGTAGTTGTGACGCTTCACAACATGAACAACACCCCCACCCATAACTATGGCATTGGGGATGGGGCACTCAAATTTATAAAGGCGCTGCAAGCGAATCCGCAGCTAAAAACCGTGGTAGTAGCCATGGGCAATGCGTACGCTCTCAAAAGCCTCGACAGTGCTCGTACTCTAGTATGCGGCTACGAAGACACGTATGCAGCGCAGTTGGTGGTTCCGCAGGTGCTGTTTGGCGCACTGCCAGCCAAAGGGCGCCTACCCGTAACGGTTACTCCGGAACTTAAAGCCGGCACAGGTATTCCCACACCGGATTTGCGGCGCCTACGCTACGCCACCCCAGAAAGCGAAGGCCTAGATTCTAAAGTACTAGCTCAAATTGACAACATCGGTTTGGAAACAGTGGCGTATGCCGCCGCTCCAGGCTGCCAGGTGATAGTAGCCAAGAACGGCGCTGTAGTGTTTGACAAAAGCTACGGCTACTGCACCTATGACAAGGCCAATCCGGTGAGTGCCAGCACGCTGTACGATTTGGCTTCCGTGACCAAAGTAGCTGGCACGTTGCAGGCCATCATGTACCTCAAAGACCAAGGCACGCTCAGCCTGGACAGCAAAGTAGCCTCTTATCTGCCGGAGCTGAAGCAAACCAACAAACGAGACATGACTGTGCGGGAGGTGCTGCTCCACCAAGCAGGCTTGAAGGCGGGCATTCCTACCTGGGAGAAGACCATTACCAAGACGGGCCCAAAGCCTACGTTCTACGCCAGCACCAGCGCAACCGAGTTTCCCAATCAGGTAACGCCCACCCTGTTCAGCGTGCAGACTGCCGAAGATTCGGTGTGGACGTGGGTGCAACGCTCTAGCTTGCTGCCGAAGGTGAAAGGCAAATACCCAGTAGAATACAGCGACTTAAGCTTCATCATTCTTAAGCGGGTAGCTGAGAAATTACTCAATCAGCCCATTGAGAATTTCTTGGATAAGAATTTCTATAAGCCACTGGGGTTAGGCACCATGACCTACAACCCGCTGGCTAAGTTTCCGCAGTCGTGCATTGCGCCCACCGAAAACGATACGTACTACCGCCGGACGCAATTGCAAGGCACCGTACACGACCAAACCGCTGCCATGATTGGGGGCGTCGGTGGCCATGCAGGCTTGTTTGCCAATGCCAATGACCTAGCCATTCTGATGCAGATGAACTTGCAAAATGGCCGGTACGGAGGGCGCAATTACTTTCAAGCTCCCGTTGTGACGGAGTTTGCGCGCAGCACGGTAGCTGGCAACCGACACGGCTTAGGCTGGGACCACGGCGACCCTAGCAAGCCCGAAGGCCCCACTTCCAACCTCTCGCCGGCTAGCACGTTTGGCCACACCGGTTTCACGGGCACCTGCGTTTGGATGGACCCCGAAAACAAAATCCTATACATCTTTCTTTCCAACCGAGTGTACCCCGACGCTGGCAACAACAAACTGCGTCAATACAACATTCGTACGCGTATTCACGACGTCATCTACAAGTCGCTCCTGAAGTCATGA
- the mutL gene encoding DNA mismatch repair endonuclease MutL, producing MADIIQLLPEYLANQIAAGEVVQRPASAVKELLENAVDAGATQIQLIIKDAGKQLVQVVDNGAGMSATDARMSLERHATSKIRTTDDLFRIRTLGFRGEALASIAAVAQVELRTKPRDQDTGTLLLVEGSQITSQQPVACPDGTSISVKNLFFNVPARRNFLKSNAVEMRHILDEFQHIALANPQISFSLYQNDLEVFNLPSGKLSQRIVSLLGNGYKEQLAACEEVTPFITVRGFIGKPESAKKSRGDQFFFVNNRFIRSAYLNHAVLTAYEGLLPKDTYPFYVLFLDLDPKSIDINVHPTKTEIKFEDEKTVYAIVRAAVKQSLGLHNMAPSLDFDGDVNFAPIQPLRLSDDQKSSFDSSFRPDALASAASQAAQPASREPRPSSADRGGSRSDAYERQVPPRPTDQAKRELEAFYKSLSELNVPDVEREATAKGVPVPSAAALEAAQAAATEMPAPAPTPTPTPTAAGLPVMPVAAPVAPQLPLRESTAGPGGKVLQLHQQYLLVPVKSGLMLIDQAAARERILYEQYAQELERETGTSQTLLFPRTITFSPQDFAVLREVEEALRALGFRFTDFGKHTIAVEGIPADVLARDEKELLESLIEQFRNSAGPVKLERREQMARALARRVATTASTARLSDTEMTALVDKLFACQVPGYTPDGRRTLVMLEMSQLQSFFTR from the coding sequence ATGGCCGACATAATTCAGCTGCTTCCCGAATACCTGGCCAACCAGATTGCGGCCGGTGAAGTGGTGCAGCGCCCGGCTTCAGCGGTAAAAGAATTGCTGGAAAATGCCGTTGACGCCGGAGCCACGCAGATTCAGCTCATCATCAAGGATGCTGGCAAACAGCTCGTGCAGGTGGTCGACAACGGCGCCGGTATGAGCGCCACCGATGCCCGCATGAGCCTTGAGCGCCATGCCACCAGCAAGATCCGCACGACCGATGACCTATTCCGGATCCGTACGCTCGGCTTCCGGGGCGAAGCCCTGGCTTCCATTGCGGCCGTGGCTCAGGTAGAGCTGCGCACCAAGCCCCGCGACCAAGATACGGGCACGCTCCTGCTGGTAGAAGGCTCCCAGATTACCAGTCAGCAGCCCGTGGCCTGCCCCGATGGGACGAGCATCAGCGTCAAGAATCTGTTCTTCAATGTGCCTGCCCGCCGCAACTTCTTGAAAAGCAACGCGGTGGAAATGCGACACATCCTCGATGAGTTTCAGCACATAGCGTTGGCTAACCCCCAGATTTCGTTTTCCTTGTATCAAAACGACCTGGAAGTGTTCAATTTGCCATCGGGCAAGCTGAGCCAGCGCATTGTGAGCTTGCTTGGTAATGGGTATAAAGAGCAATTGGCGGCTTGTGAAGAAGTGACGCCTTTCATCACCGTGCGGGGGTTCATTGGCAAGCCCGAATCTGCCAAGAAAAGCCGCGGCGACCAGTTTTTCTTTGTCAACAACCGCTTTATCCGCTCGGCTTACCTCAACCATGCTGTTCTAACAGCTTATGAGGGACTATTGCCCAAGGACACCTACCCGTTCTATGTGCTGTTTCTGGACCTCGACCCGAAGTCCATTGACATCAACGTGCACCCAACCAAAACGGAAATCAAGTTCGAAGACGAGAAAACCGTGTATGCTATTGTGCGCGCTGCCGTAAAACAGTCACTAGGCTTGCACAACATGGCGCCGTCGTTGGATTTTGATGGCGACGTGAATTTTGCGCCTATCCAGCCGTTGCGCTTGTCAGACGATCAGAAAAGTTCGTTCGACAGCAGCTTCCGACCCGACGCGCTGGCTTCGGCCGCTTCGCAGGCAGCCCAGCCGGCCTCCCGGGAGCCGCGTCCCAGCAGCGCTGACCGGGGGGGCAGCCGTTCGGATGCGTACGAACGGCAGGTGCCGCCCCGCCCAACCGACCAAGCCAAACGCGAACTAGAGGCGTTTTACAAATCATTGAGTGAACTCAATGTGCCTGACGTGGAGCGGGAAGCCACCGCGAAAGGAGTGCCGGTGCCGTCGGCGGCGGCGCTGGAGGCCGCGCAAGCGGCCGCTACAGAGATGCCAGCGCCTGCACCAACTCCAACCCCAACCCCAACCGCAGCAGGGCTACCTGTTATGCCAGTTGCCGCTCCGGTTGCGCCGCAGCTGCCGCTCCGCGAGAGTACCGCTGGCCCGGGCGGCAAGGTGTTGCAGCTGCACCAGCAGTATTTGTTGGTGCCAGTTAAGTCGGGCCTAATGCTGATCGACCAGGCGGCAGCGCGGGAGCGGATTCTGTACGAGCAATATGCTCAAGAATTGGAGCGCGAAACCGGCACCTCCCAAACGTTGTTGTTTCCGCGTACGATTACGTTTTCTCCGCAAGACTTTGCCGTGCTACGCGAAGTGGAAGAGGCACTACGCGCGTTAGGATTCCGTTTCACTGATTTCGGCAAGCATACTATTGCGGTGGAAGGCATTCCGGCCGATGTGCTAGCCCGCGACGAAAAGGAACTGCTGGAAAGCCTTATCGAGCAATTTCGCAACAGTGCGGGTCCGGTGAAGCTGGAGCGCCGCGAGCAAATGGCGCGGGCCTTGGCGCGCCGAGTAGCCACTACGGCCTCCACTGCCCGTCTCTCCGATACTGAAATGACGGCCTTGGTTGACAAGCTTTTTGCCTGCCAAGTGCCTGGCTATACTCCCGATGGCCGCCGGACGTTGGTGATGCTGGAAATGAGCCAGTTGCAGTCCTTCTTTACGCGCTGA
- a CDS encoding rhomboid family intramembrane serine protease has protein sequence MFRLTPTVRTLLIINVLVFFLQSQFGAQVDVLGALYPFSSIYFKPWQFVTYMFMHSGFGHLLSNMLGLVFIGASLEDVWGPKRFLTYWLICGIGAGVLYQGVRTYEIQQMNADRIEFRENPSGVAFVDFFSQHFPAYEQSAKSMGVSLDRNPGNASMIDQAADAIDDAYQSLLASPNAGMLGASGALFGVLFAFGFLFPQQTLIIFPIPIPIKAWLFVFLYTAYELYSGLHRTPGDNVAHFAHLGGMLIGFIVLKIWQRNGTHFG, from the coding sequence ATGTTCCGACTTACTCCGACCGTTCGCACCTTGCTCATTATCAACGTGCTGGTGTTTTTCTTGCAAAGCCAATTTGGCGCTCAAGTTGATGTACTAGGTGCTTTGTACCCGTTCAGCTCCATCTATTTTAAGCCATGGCAGTTTGTAACGTATATGTTCATGCACAGTGGCTTCGGGCATCTGCTCTCCAACATGCTTGGGTTGGTGTTCATCGGGGCTTCATTGGAAGACGTATGGGGGCCTAAGCGGTTCCTGACGTATTGGCTGATTTGCGGTATTGGAGCGGGTGTACTCTACCAAGGAGTGCGCACATATGAAATTCAGCAGATGAACGCGGACCGCATAGAATTTCGTGAAAATCCATCGGGTGTTGCCTTTGTAGACTTCTTTAGTCAGCATTTTCCGGCTTATGAGCAGTCGGCTAAGTCAATGGGTGTCTCGCTCGACCGCAATCCAGGCAATGCATCTATGATAGATCAGGCCGCTGATGCTATTGACGACGCATATCAAAGCTTACTGGCTAGCCCTAACGCAGGTATGCTAGGCGCTTCAGGTGCCTTGTTCGGGGTTCTTTTCGCTTTCGGCTTTCTATTTCCACAGCAAACCCTCATCATATTCCCTATCCCGATTCCAATCAAAGCGTGGCTGTTCGTATTTCTATACACTGCCTACGAACTATACTCCGGCTTGCACCGGACACCCGGCGACAATGTGGCGCACTTTGCACATTTGGGCGGAATGTTGATTGGCTTTATTGTCCTGAAAATCTGGCAACGTAATGGCACGCATTTCGGTTAA
- a CDS encoding rhomboid family intramembrane serine protease: MSFIDDIRTAFSRRDNALNQLLLLNALVFVGLIVFGAIMFVSTGSTNHGLVLDWIAVPSEPMRLLTRPWTLLTYSFTHIGFFHILFNLLNLYWFGSLVREYLGDRKLVSLYVLGALAGVVLFLLAFNLLPVFQGRPAILYGASASVTAIIVAAATLLPDYTFSIILIGPVKIKYIAAVVVLVSLAGLDGSNAGGEIAHLGGALLGFLYIKQLQRGRDLGTPVQAVGDWVGALLSGRPRLRVTHRGGGTNTAAAKKGAMPKPEQNDIDTILDKISRSGYESLSKDEKQKLFRASQK; the protein is encoded by the coding sequence ATGAGCTTTATCGACGATATCCGCACAGCCTTCAGCCGGCGCGACAATGCGCTGAATCAGCTGCTGCTGCTGAATGCGCTGGTGTTTGTGGGGCTGATAGTGTTTGGAGCCATCATGTTTGTGAGCACAGGCTCTACCAACCATGGGCTGGTGTTGGATTGGATTGCTGTGCCTTCGGAGCCCATGCGCCTACTCACCCGCCCCTGGACGCTGCTGACGTATAGCTTCACCCACATCGGGTTCTTTCACATCCTTTTCAACTTGCTCAACCTGTACTGGTTTGGCTCTTTGGTACGTGAGTACCTCGGCGACCGGAAGCTGGTGAGTTTGTACGTGTTGGGCGCGCTGGCCGGCGTGGTGCTGTTTCTGCTGGCGTTCAATCTGCTGCCTGTTTTCCAAGGACGCCCGGCTATCTTGTACGGTGCCTCGGCTAGTGTAACGGCCATCATTGTGGCGGCGGCCACCCTGCTCCCCGACTACACTTTCAGTATCATTCTGATTGGCCCCGTCAAGATCAAATACATTGCAGCAGTAGTGGTGCTGGTATCGTTGGCTGGGCTTGATGGCAGCAATGCTGGCGGCGAAATTGCCCACCTGGGTGGCGCGCTGCTCGGCTTTCTATATATAAAGCAGCTGCAACGCGGCCGCGACTTAGGTACTCCCGTGCAAGCTGTTGGTGATTGGGTAGGAGCACTACTTTCCGGTCGGCCGCGGCTGCGAGTCACGCACCGTGGGGGAGGTACAAATACTGCTGCGGCCAAGAAAGGCGCCATGCCCAAACCCGAGCAAAACGACATCGATACCATCCTCGACAAGATTTCACGCTCCGGTTACGAAAGCCTTTCCAAAGACGAAAAGCAAAAGCTATTTCGCGCCAGCCAAAAGTAA
- a CDS encoding DNA alkylation repair protein: MTAADLEVALHTLANPARVVLLQRFFKTKPGEYGAGDQFLGLDLPQQRQLARQFRALPLAEVEKLLASPWHECRQTALIVWTLQYPKAGPAGQRVIHERYLANRRFVNNWNLVDITCPMLVGTYLLDKSREPLYELAAEPQLWSQRMALVSTLTFIRKNQFADTFQLAAQLLSHPHDLIHKAMGWMLREVGKRNEDALEEFLADYRGQMPRTALRYAIERLPPERRHWHMHN; this comes from the coding sequence ATGACTGCCGCCGACCTCGAAGTTGCCCTTCACACCCTCGCCAATCCAGCCCGAGTCGTTCTTCTACAGCGTTTCTTCAAAACCAAGCCTGGTGAGTACGGCGCTGGCGACCAGTTTTTAGGCCTTGATTTGCCGCAACAGCGCCAGCTGGCCCGGCAGTTTCGGGCGCTGCCGCTGGCCGAGGTCGAGAAGCTGTTGGCAAGTCCGTGGCACGAATGTCGGCAGACAGCCCTTATTGTCTGGACGCTGCAGTATCCGAAGGCTGGCCCCGCCGGGCAGCGCGTTATTCACGAACGGTACCTGGCCAATCGGCGCTTCGTCAACAACTGGAATCTGGTAGACATTACTTGCCCCATGCTAGTGGGCACCTACCTGCTCGACAAAAGCCGGGAGCCACTCTATGAGCTAGCAGCCGAGCCACAGCTTTGGAGCCAGCGTATGGCCTTGGTTTCAACGCTAACCTTCATTCGCAAAAACCAATTCGCTGACACCTTCCAACTGGCCGCCCAACTCCTCTCCCACCCCCACGACCTGATTCACAAGGCTATGGGCTGGATGCTGCGCGAGGTAGGCAAGCGCAACGAAGACGCCCTCGAAGAATTTTTAGCTGACTACCGGGGCCAAATGCCCCGCACCGCTTTGCGTTACGCCATTGAGCGGCTGCCACCTGAGCGGCGACACTGGCATATGCACAACTAA
- a CDS encoding macro domain-containing protein, with amino-acid sequence MHFHLIDVNQEITDAWKQVFADVDAVTVRHGSIFDFPCDAIVSPANSFGFMNGGIDFAISKHLGWHIEKDLQRIIREKFYGELLVGQAIILPTGSDLFPYLISAPTMRTPMTITRGPNVYHCMKALLLLLEHGVLPTGESVKSTIKSVAIPGLGTGVGQVRPLVCARQMRIAWEDVIHQKYATKAGWEELRSNYAYFYTHNESDLKYNIK; translated from the coding sequence ATGCACTTTCACCTTATTGATGTCAACCAAGAGATTACCGACGCCTGGAAGCAAGTATTTGCCGACGTCGATGCAGTAACAGTCCGCCACGGCTCCATCTTCGACTTTCCGTGCGACGCCATTGTCAGCCCGGCCAACAGTTTCGGCTTCATGAACGGGGGCATAGACTTTGCGATATCCAAGCACTTAGGCTGGCATATCGAGAAGGATTTGCAGCGCATTATCCGCGAGAAGTTCTACGGAGAACTATTGGTTGGGCAGGCCATCATTCTGCCTACAGGCAGCGACTTATTTCCCTACCTGATTTCAGCTCCTACCATGCGCACGCCCATGACTATTACGCGTGGGCCCAATGTGTATCATTGTATGAAAGCCCTACTGCTCTTGCTGGAGCACGGGGTACTGCCTACTGGCGAATCGGTGAAATCAACCATCAAGAGTGTAGCCATTCCAGGTCTAGGTACCGGGGTGGGGCAGGTGCGGCCGCTGGTATGCGCCCGCCAAATGCGGATTGCTTGGGAGGACGTGATACACCAGAAATATGCCACTAAAGCCGGTTGGGAAGAGTTGCGCTCCAACTACGCCTACTTCTATACCCACAACGAGTCAGACTTGAAGTACAATATCAAGTAA